From a single Mycolicibacterium moriokaense genomic region:
- the aspS gene encoding aspartate--tRNA ligase, with translation MLRSHPAGSLRSADAGQKVTLAGWVARRRDHGGVIFIDLRDSSGVSQVVFREADVLADAHRLRAEYCVAVEGVVEVRPEGNANPEIPTGDIEVNATSLTVLGESAPLPFQLDEQAGEEARLKYRYLDLRREGPGNAIRLRSKVNAAAREVLARHDFVEIETPTMTRSTPEGARDFLVPARLQPGSFYALPQSPQLFKQLLMVAGMERYYQIARCYRDEDFRADRQPEFTQLDMEMSFVEADDVMAVSEEILKAVWALIGYDLPTPIPRITYADAMRRFGTDKPDLRFGLELVECTEYFSDTTFRVFQAPYVGAVVMPGGASQPRRTLDGWQEFAKQRGHKGLAYVLVGEDGTLGGPVAKNLTDAERDGLATHVGAKPGDCIFFSAGPAKSARALLGATRIEIAKRLDMIDPKAWAFTWVVDWPLFEPADEAAAAGDVAVGSGAWTAVHHAFTAPQPQSEATFDSDPGSALANAYDIVCNGNEIGGGSIRIHRRDVQERVFAMMGIDHDEAQEKFGFLLEAFTFGAPPHGGIAFGWDRITALLAGFDSIREVIAFPKSGGGVDPLTGAPAPITPQQRKESGIDAKPKTD, from the coding sequence GTGCTGCGCAGTCATCCCGCCGGTTCGTTGCGGTCCGCCGACGCCGGTCAGAAGGTGACGCTCGCCGGCTGGGTAGCGCGTCGCCGCGACCACGGCGGAGTCATCTTCATCGACCTTCGTGATTCGTCCGGAGTGTCGCAGGTGGTGTTCCGTGAGGCGGATGTGCTGGCGGACGCGCACCGGCTGCGCGCCGAGTACTGCGTCGCCGTCGAGGGCGTTGTCGAGGTTCGACCCGAGGGCAACGCCAACCCCGAAATCCCCACGGGCGACATCGAAGTGAACGCGACGTCGTTGACGGTGCTCGGTGAGAGCGCGCCGCTGCCGTTTCAGCTCGACGAGCAGGCAGGTGAGGAAGCCCGGCTGAAGTATCGCTACCTCGACCTGCGTCGCGAGGGTCCCGGAAATGCGATTCGCCTGCGTTCCAAGGTGAATGCCGCCGCACGCGAGGTGTTGGCACGCCACGACTTCGTCGAGATCGAGACACCGACGATGACGCGATCGACCCCGGAGGGCGCGCGCGACTTCTTGGTGCCCGCGCGTCTGCAGCCCGGCAGTTTCTACGCGCTGCCGCAGAGTCCGCAGCTCTTCAAGCAGCTGCTCATGGTCGCAGGCATGGAGCGCTACTACCAGATCGCGCGCTGCTATCGCGACGAGGACTTCCGCGCCGACCGGCAGCCGGAGTTCACCCAGCTCGACATGGAGATGAGCTTCGTCGAAGCCGACGACGTCATGGCGGTGTCCGAGGAGATCCTCAAGGCGGTGTGGGCGCTCATCGGCTACGACCTGCCGACGCCGATCCCGCGGATCACCTACGCCGACGCGATGCGGCGATTCGGTACCGACAAACCCGACCTGCGGTTCGGTCTGGAGCTCGTCGAGTGCACGGAATACTTCTCCGACACCACTTTCCGGGTCTTCCAGGCGCCGTATGTGGGCGCGGTCGTCATGCCGGGCGGAGCGTCGCAGCCGCGTCGTACATTGGACGGCTGGCAGGAGTTCGCCAAACAGCGCGGCCACAAGGGTCTGGCGTACGTCCTGGTGGGTGAGGACGGCACGCTGGGTGGGCCCGTCGCGAAGAACCTCACCGACGCCGAACGCGATGGCCTCGCAACGCATGTCGGCGCGAAGCCGGGGGACTGCATCTTCTTCTCGGCCGGCCCCGCGAAGTCCGCGCGGGCACTGCTCGGCGCCACCCGCATCGAGATCGCCAAGCGTCTCGACATGATCGACCCGAAGGCGTGGGCGTTCACCTGGGTGGTCGACTGGCCGTTGTTCGAGCCCGCCGACGAAGCCGCGGCAGCAGGCGATGTGGCCGTGGGTTCGGGCGCATGGACCGCGGTGCACCACGCGTTCACCGCGCCACAACCGCAGTCGGAGGCCACCTTCGACAGCGATCCCGGCTCGGCGCTGGCGAATGCCTACGACATCGTCTGCAACGGCAACGAGATCGGGGGCGGTTCGATCCGTATCCATCGTCGTGACGTTCAGGAACGGGTGTTCGCGATGATGGGCATCGACCACGACGAGGCGCAAGAGAAGTTCGGATTCCTGTTGGAAGCCTTCACCTTTGGCGCCCCGCCGCACGGCGGCATCGCGTTCGGCTGGGACCGCATCACCGCGCTGCTCGCGGGCTTCGACTCCATCCGGGAGGTCATCGCCTTCCCGAAGTCCGGTGGCGGTGTCGATCCGCTGACCGGCGCGCCCGCGCCGATTACACCGCAGCAGCGCAAGGAATCCGGCATCGACGCCAAACCGAAGACGGACTAG